Proteins found in one Gigantopelta aegis isolate Gae_Host chromosome 12, Gae_host_genome, whole genome shotgun sequence genomic segment:
- the LOC121385788 gene encoding protein amalgam-like, with protein sequence MFSTGKLVSLSCWSPRKVSMLWKSFLLAFVLNCDVSLDASVVLSGSSSSYAVMNESFTFTCTITQAASLVDAVQFFYTPSVSPVGIITQDGGSCSVFRIQSGYSAFCGSGTNSSSSTTKKYIYKINRATERDATDWWCGLNTATTLSEKFSLPVYSGRNSVTFSPRSPATVGGGNSLTVTCNANCTPSCSFSWTRGSQNLSASSKLQLTNIAKNHEGAYTCTAKNIVSSYVKSSNFTLIVKDDPKRMSALGAGAISGIVIAVVLALAVPTVWIIYKRNIQKKQNGEGKNERTTTETPI encoded by the exons ATGTTCTCAACAGGGAAGTTAGTCAGTTTGTCATGCTGGAGCCCAAGGAAAGTATCTATGTTATGGAAGTCATTCCTGTTGGCGTTTGTGCTAAACTGTGATGTTTCTTTAG aCGCATCAGTGGTTCTTTCTGGGTCTTCTTCCTCTTATGCAGTGATGAACGAGTCGTTTACATTCACTTGTACAATCACACAGGCAGCTAGTCTTGTGGATGCAGTGCAATTCTTTTACACACCATCAGTTAGTCCAGTTGGTATTATTACACAGGATGGCGGTTCATGTTCAGTGTTTAGAATCCAGTCAGGTTACTCTGCATTCTGTGGGAGTGGAACAAACAGCAGCTCGTCCACCACTAAGAAGTATATTTATAAGATTAACAGAGCTACAGAACGTGATGCCACAGACTGGTGGTGTGGACTGAATACAGCTACAACACTCAGTGAGAAGTTTAGTCTACCAGTTTACA GTGGTCGAAACTCTGTTACATTCAGTCCTCGCTCACCTGCCACTGTCGGAGGAGGGAACAGTCTGACTGTGACCTGCAATGCAAACTGTACACCATCATGCTCCTTTTCATGGACACGTGGAAGTCAGAACCTGTCAGCAAGCTCTAAGTTACAACTGACAAATATTGCTAAGAACCACGAAGGGGCGTACACATGTACAGCTAAAAACATTGTGTCATCATACGTTAAATCTAGTAACTTCACATTGATAGTAAAAG ATGATCCAAAGCGCATGTCTGCCTTAGGTGCAGGTGCTATATCGGGAATTGTGATCGCTGTTGTACTGGCTCTTGCTGTTCCTACTGTTTGGATAATTTACAAGAG AAACattcaaaagaaacaaaatggagAAGGGAAGAACGAACGTACAACTACAGAAACCCCAATCTAG